The Paenibacillus sp. FSL R7-0345 DNA segment TCTGTCCGGTCAGTCCGCCGTAGCCTCCGTCCCGCTTGGCAGTGTGAGAATGGCCATTGCCGTTATCGGCGTATTGCCGCTTATAGCAGCCTATCCATTCTTTCAAAAGTTCTTTGTAAAGGGACTTACCGTCGGTGCCGTAAAAGGATAATTACATTGCATGTGGAGGGATCGGAATGTTGAAAACAGTTAAAAGCATCTCGCAGTACGTGTCCGTGTTGGCGGCATTTGTTCTTATGCTGACTGCCTGCGGTAAAGAAGCAGCGCCGGAATTAGGATCCGCCAGCGCATCAAGTCCGGATCTGTATGAGGTGGTAATCACCTACCCGGCGTTCGGTGATGTGACAGATGTCAAAACGGTACAAGAGGAGATCAGCAAAATTACAGCTGAAAAGGCCGGGGCAACGGTCAAGCTGCTTCCAGTCAACGGGTCGAACTATGCCAACCAGATGAATTTGATGCTGGCCGGCAGTGAGAAGCTGGACCTGGTCTATACCAGCGTCTGGTTTGGCTATGAATCCCAGGTGAGCAGGGGGCAGCTGCTTCCAATGGACGATTATCTCAAGAATTCCGGCAAAAGGATTCTGGAGACGATTCCGCCGGAAGCGGCGGAAGCCGGGAAGCTAAACGGGGAGACCTACGGTGTTCCGAGCGTGAAGGCATGGGCACTAACTCCAAGTCTTGTCATGACCAAAGAATTGGTCGATAAGCATGGGATCGATATTAACAGCGTAAAGAGCTGGAGCGATGTGTCCGGTATTCTGCAGATCATTAAGGACAATGAACCAGGGATAACTCCGATTGTCAGTTACACCTCACAGGAGACCCCGGGGCTTGGAATGCTGCATTTTGATCCGCTGGGATTATCGCCCGGTGTCCTGAAATTCGAAGGTACGGATTACAAGCTTCTTGATATCGCGGGCACCTCCGAGTTCACAGCCATGGCAACCCTCATGCATGAATGGTATGAAAAAGGCTTTTTCAGCAAAGACATCGCAACGTCTCAGGAAACAGGCTCGAACCTGATTAAAGCCGGAACCGCCTTTTCGTATATCCGCAACATTAACGAGGTTTATACCGAATCCGCCGCCGCAGGCAAGGAGCTCGTCGCCGCGCCGCTGGAGTCCCCGTATATGACCAGAAACAGCGTCGCCTCCAACATGATGTCATTGGCACGCAACAGCAAGCAGCCCGATAAGGCAATTCAAGTGCTTGAGCTGCTGTACTCTGACGAAGAGGTAATCAATCTGTTTACAAACGGTGTGGAGGGCAAGCATTACGTGAAGCAAGACAACGGCTTGATCCGTAAGCCGGACGGGGTCTCAAGCACGGGCTATGATTCGAACCAATACGCCGTCGGCAACAACTTCCTGTCTTCTATCTGGGAAGGAAATGATCCAAAGACATGGGAGCATATGAAGGCGCTGAACGAAAGCGCAGTAAAATCAAGGGCGATGGGCTTCAGCTTCGATATCAATCCCGTCAAGGCACAGATTACTGCCGTTACCAATGTGCAGAACCAATATGATACCGGCTTTCAGACGGGAACCTTCGATCCTGCGGAACTGACCTCATATCTCGATAAATTGAATAGCGCAGGAGTCGATACTATTATCGCCGAGAAGCAAAAGCAGCTGGATGAATGGCTTAAAAACAAATAAAGGAGCGGTTAACGATGAACTATCCTGTTATTGATGTGCATCATCACATTATCTCGCGTGCAATGCAAAAAAAGCAGCTGGAGCTAGGAATGACGATTCCCAGCTTTATGCCGAAATGGACCCCTGAAATCGGTATTGAAAAAATGGAGCTGACCGGCATTTCCTGCTCCTTTCTCTCCGCACCTTCCGATTTGACCTTTATTGACCAGCCGTCAGCTAATTTGCTGGCCCGGCAGATGAACGAAGAGCTTGCCTCCTATGTGCAGAGATACCCGCAGCGATACGGCGCCTTCGCCACGCTGCCGCTGCCGGATGCCAAAGCGGCACTCGATGAAGTTATCTATGCCCTGGATGAGCTTAAGCTGGACGGAGTGGCCATCCTGTCCAGCTATCAGGAGAAATATTTAAGCCATCCTGATTACACGGAGCTGCTGGAGGAGCTTGACCGCAGGAATGCAGTCGTCTTCCTGCATCCCATCTTAATTAAGCAGAAGATCGCGGGGCTGAGCCCCGCACTGCTTGAGGGAACCTTTGACACAACCCGAGCCGTAACGACGATGGCCGTTAACCGGATTTTTGATAAATACCCGTCCATTCAATTCATTCTACCGCATACGGGAGGAATGGTTCCCTATATTAAATGGAGAATTGCGCTTGCTGCAATCGGACAGGATTCCATTCAAGTGGAGGCGACGCCGGAGCAGTTTCA contains these protein-coding regions:
- a CDS encoding amidohydrolase family protein; this encodes MNYPVIDVHHHIISRAMQKKQLELGMTIPSFMPKWTPEIGIEKMELTGISCSFLSAPSDLTFIDQPSANLLARQMNEELASYVQRYPQRYGAFATLPLPDAKAALDEVIYALDELKLDGVAILSSYQEKYLSHPDYTELLEELDRRNAVVFLHPILIKQKIAGLSPALLEGTFDTTRAVTTMAVNRIFDKYPSIQFILPHTGGMVPYIKWRIALAAIGQDSIQVEATPEQFQEEIAKLDNLYYDTTLNLGTLQKLIAPDRILFGADIPWPADSVLRMQNESVFSEALQAGEEHAKAIAYGNAFRLFPRIAGLFHVELK
- a CDS encoding ABC transporter substrate-binding protein — its product is MLKTVKSISQYVSVLAAFVLMLTACGKEAAPELGSASASSPDLYEVVITYPAFGDVTDVKTVQEEISKITAEKAGATVKLLPVNGSNYANQMNLMLAGSEKLDLVYTSVWFGYESQVSRGQLLPMDDYLKNSGKRILETIPPEAAEAGKLNGETYGVPSVKAWALTPSLVMTKELVDKHGIDINSVKSWSDVSGILQIIKDNEPGITPIVSYTSQETPGLGMLHFDPLGLSPGVLKFEGTDYKLLDIAGTSEFTAMATLMHEWYEKGFFSKDIATSQETGSNLIKAGTAFSYIRNINEVYTESAAAGKELVAAPLESPYMTRNSVASNMMSLARNSKQPDKAIQVLELLYSDEEVINLFTNGVEGKHYVKQDNGLIRKPDGVSSTGYDSNQYAVGNNFLSSIWEGNDPKTWEHMKALNESAVKSRAMGFSFDINPVKAQITAVTNVQNQYDTGFQTGTFDPAELTSYLDKLNSAGVDTIIAEKQKQLDEWLKNK